One Peromyscus leucopus breed LL Stock chromosome 6, UCI_PerLeu_2.1, whole genome shotgun sequence genomic region harbors:
- the LOC114707931 gene encoding LOW QUALITY PROTEIN: GON-4-like protein (The sequence of the model RefSeq protein was modified relative to this genomic sequence to represent the inferred CDS: inserted 6 bases in 5 codons; substituted 1 base at 1 genomic stop codon): MKKSSSKPQPEVERLKPQKETVHQALILDAAQRSRLQQQMQQHVQLLTQIHLLTTSNPNLSSEASTTRVFLKELGTFAENSIALHQQFNPKFQTLFQPCNWMGAMQLIEDFTHVSVDCSPHKTVKKTASEFPCLPKQVAWILATNKVFMYPELLPICSLKANNPRDKIIFTKAEDNLLALGLKHFEGTEFPKPLISKYLVTCKTAHQLTVRIKNLNQNRAPNNVIKFYKKTKQLPVLMRCCEETQPQQWRPPVEKEEHRLPFWLKASVQSIQDELRKTAEGVEDGATMTRATEAGTDQHLEKACPELGSETRYPLLMPKDVVLKLKPDSKRFIRKALRLNRPLVQKPLLIQPSPCVQPGFNTGKIATWSTQSEVLPGNIVVQIPHLIQPATVLQSLPGFSSVAVSGEHSFESSAALPTMASGPEARTSFPLSESQSPLPSSSAPKIMLPSLAPSKFRKPYVRRKPTRRKGTKVSPCVKAAPIIHPTPVIFTVPAATVKVVSLPSGCNVIQPVNAAVAPNPXTIPITTLLVNPTSFPCPLNQPSWPPPXLPLIVSSNPLTLPVSSVPEDKVQVNLDIAEGKNAPQNPDSTSNSQELNPLCATVFSKEDPRPWCSSSGMESQETSSESSACGWAIVKTENQEASSESSACGWTGVKMESQEGSSESSACGWTGVKMESQEGSSESSACAWTGVKMESQEGSSESSACVWTAVKTESQEGSSESSACGWTGVKMESQEGSSESSACGWTGVKMESQEGSSESSACAWTGVKMESQEGSSESSACGWTGVKNEEDGQALEPLPLSLQLSLNSTSXDLEEMVKMEAEDRVEEISSTFPEQDIAEKVKEEYSMELDRGSPQEKPSSARERRKEAVVQTEETRAASSLSVSQEPXDEGSPSGEASRGLPRGTPSSVEQETVLSRPPGKAEDSSHCXQSVCRDPAGPDTGGEKDXPEEEEEEDFDDLTQDEEDELSSASEESVLSVPELQETMEKLTWLASERSMSQEGESEEENSQEENSEPEEEEEEEAEGMEALQKEDEVNDEAAGDAAEKPPSTSASPKTAPEVDSSISPAAHSSSSPGCSS; encoded by the exons atgaaaaaatcttCCTCCAAACCACAGCCTGAAGTGGAGAGGCTTAAACCCCAGAAGGAGACGGTGCATCAGGCTCTGATTCTAGACGCAGCACAGAGGAGCAGGCTTCAGCAGCAGATGCAGCAG catGTTCAGCTCTTGACACAAATCCACCTTCTCACCACCTCCAACCCCAACCTCAGCTCCGAGGCCAGCACCACCAGAGTATTTCTG AAAGAGCTGGGAACCTTTGCAGAGAACTCCATCGCCCTTCACCAACAGTTCAACCCCAAGTTTCAGACCTTGTTCCAACCCTGTAACTGGATGGGAGCTATGCAGCTCATTGAAGACTTCACACATGTCAGCGTTGACTGCAGTCCTCATAAAACGGTCAAGAAAACGG CCAGTGAATTTCCCTGTTTGCCAAAGCAAGTTGCTTGGATCCTGGCCACAAACAAGGTTTTCATGTATCCAGAGCTTCTCCCCATATGTTCACTGAAGGCAAATAATCCTCGGGATAAGATCATCTTTACCAAGGCTGAGGACAA TCTGTTAGCTTTAGGACTGAAGCACTTCGAAGGCACAGAGTTCCCTAAACCTCTAATCAGCAAGTACCTTGTAACTTGTAAGACTGCTCACCAGCTGACGGTGAGGATCAAGAACCTCAACCAGAACAGAGCTCCTAACAACGTGATTAAA TTTTATAAGAAGACCAAACAGCTGCCAGTTCTGATGaggtgctgtgaagagacccagCCACAGCAGTGGAGGCCTCCCGTAGAGAAGGAGGAACACCGGCTCCCATTCTGGTTAAAG GCCAGTGTACAGTCCATTCAGGATGAACTTCGGAAAACAGCTGAAGGCGTTGAGGACGGAGCAACTATGACCAGAGCCACAGAAGCCGGCACAGATCAGCACTTAGAGAAAGCCTGCCCTGAATTGGGGAGTGAAACTCGATACCCACTGCTGATGCCCAAGGATGTAGTCCTCAAGTTGAAGCCAGATTCCAAGCGTTTCATCAGAAAGGCTTTGCGATTGAACCGGCCATTGGTCCAGAAGCCCCTTCTTATCCAGCCCAGCCCCTGTGTTCAGCCTGGGTTCAACACAGGGAAAATAGCAACTTGGTCAACTCAATCAGAAGTCCTCCCAGGAAACATAGTGGTTCAGATTCCTCATCTGATCCAGCCAGCCACTGTCTTACAATCACTTCCTGGTTTCTCTTCAGTGGCGGTCAGCGGAGAACATAGTTTTGAGTCTTCTGCAGCACTGCCTACTATGGCCTCCGGTCCTGAAGCCAGGACCAGCTTCCCCCTGTCTGAGTCTCAGTCACCACTGCCTTCTTCCTCTGCACCCAAGATAATGCTACCCTCACTCGCCCCTTCGAAATTTCGAAAGCCATATGTGAGGCGGAAGCCTacaagaagaaaaggaaccaagGTTTCTCCCTGTGTGAAAGCTGCCCCCATCATCCACCCCACACCTGTCATCTTCACGGTTCCTGCCGCCACAGTGAAGGTGGTAAGCCTACCCAGTGGATGTAATGTGATCCAGCCTGTTAATGCCGCCGTGGCCCCGAATC AGACCATTCCCATCACCACTCTCCTTGTTAATCCTACTTCCTTCCCCTGTCCGTTAAATCAGCCCTCGTggcctcctcc tctccccttaATTGTTTCGAGCAATCCTCTGACACTTCCTGTATCATCTGTTCCTGAAGATAAGGTCCAAGTGAACTTGGATATTGCTGAAGGGAAAAATGCTCCTCAAAACCCTGACTCCACGTCAAATTCCCAGGAACTAAATCCTCTCTGTGCTACTGTCTTCTCCAAAGAGGATCCTAGGCCATGGTGTTCTTCATCAGGTATGGAAAGCCAAGAAACATCCtcagaatccagtgcctgtggctgGGCTATtgtgaaaacagaaaaccagGAAGCATCCtcagaatccagtgcctgtggctgGACAGGTGTGAAAATGGAAAGCCAGGAGGGATCTtcagaatccagtgcctgtggctgGACAGGTGTGAAAATGGAAAGCCAGGAGGGATCTtcagaatccagtgcctgtgcCTGGACAGGTGTGAAAATGGAAAGCCAGGAGGGATCTtcagaatccagtgcctgtgtCTGGACAGCTGTGAAAACAGAAAGCCAGGAGGGATCTtcagaatccagtgcctgtggctgGACAGGTGTGAAAATGGAAAGCCAGGAGGGATCTtcagaatccagtgcctgtggctgGACAGGTGTGAAAATGGAAAGCCAGGAGGGATCTtcagaatccagtgcctgtgcCTGGACAGGTGTGAAAATGGAAAGCCAGGAGGGATCTTCAGAATCGAGTGCCTGTGGCTGGACAGGTGTGAAAAATGAAGAGGATGGGCAAGCTTTAGAGCCATTGCCTTTGAGTCTCCAGTTATCTCTGAACTCCACAT AAGATTTAGAAGAAATGGTCAAGATGGAAGCTGAGGATCGTGTGGAGGAAATATCCAGTACCTTCCCCGAGCAGGACATTGCTGAGAAAGTGAAAGAAGAATACTCTATGGAATTAGACCGTGGCTCCCCTCAGGAGAAGCCGAGTAGTGCTAGAGAGCGGAGGAAAGAAGCAGTCGTGCAGACAGAGGAGACCCGAGCAGCTTCGTCCCTTTCCGTGTCCCAAGAGC CTGATGAGGGGAGTCCAAGTGGAGAGGCAAGCAGAGGGTTGCCCAGAGGTACTCCGTCCTCTGTGGAGCAGGAGACGGTGCTCAGCAGGCCTCCAGGGAAGGCTGAGGACTCGAGCCATTGCTGACAGTCAGTCTGTAGGGACCCGGCAGGACCAGACACTGGAGGAGAGAAAG ggcctgaggaagaagaggaggaggactttGATGACCTCACCCAAGATGAAGAAGATGAACTGTCGTCAGCTTCGGAGGAGTCCGTGCTTTCTGTCCCGGAGCTCCAG GAGACTATGGAGAAACTGACTTGGCTGGCTTCTGAAAGGAGCATGAGTCAGGAGGGTGAGTCTGAGGAGGAGAACTCCCAAGAGGAGAACTCTGAgccagaagaagaagaggaagaggaggctgaaggGATGGAAGCCTTGCAGAAGGAGGATGAAGTGAACGATGAAGCAGCTGGAGATGCTGCTGAGAAGCccccttctacctcagcctcacCCAAGACTGCTCCAGAAGTGGACAGCAGCATAAGCCCGGCAG cacactcttcctcctcacctGGATGTTCCTCTTGA